A genomic region of Lagenorhynchus albirostris chromosome 18, mLagAlb1.1, whole genome shotgun sequence contains the following coding sequences:
- the CCDC70 gene encoding LOW QUALITY PROTEIN: coiled-coil domain-containing protein 70 (The sequence of the model RefSeq protein was modified relative to this genomic sequence to represent the inferred CDS: substituted 1 base at 1 genomic stop codon), with the protein MAQTPGLPLWDVILKGHVLSGAPTGLDQLTWTWPADLSSIAVTPASWLTKTMFPFKVSKWVEPACFHSLVVSSPSIRQKKLIHKLQEEKVFREEIRHFREKTEGFREEMRNFRGKICAFRGQILGIWEEERPFWEEEKTFWKEEKAFWEMEKSFWEEEKAFWKKYRIFWKEDKAFXKEDNALWERDRNLLQEDKALWGVEKALWEEESALLEEEKALWWKGVLRLWRSRGWQGGIATS; encoded by the coding sequence ATGGCACAGACTCCAGGGCTTCCGCTCTGGGATGTGATACTCAAGGGACATGTTCTCTCTGGTGCCCCCACAGGGTTGGACCAGCTGACCTGGACTTGGCCAGCAGACCTGTCCTCCATCGCAGTCACCCCAGCATCCTGGCTGACCAAGACCATGTTTCCCTTCAAGGTGAGCAAGTGGGTGGAGCCTGCCTGCTTCCACTCACTGGTGGTCTCCTCACCCAGCATTCGCCAGAAGAAACTAATCCACAAGCTGCAGGAAGAAAAGGTGTTTCGGGAAGAGATAAGACACTTCCGTGAGAAGAcagaaggcttcagggaagagatGCGGAATTTCCGTGGCAAGATCTGCGCTTTCAGGGGCCAGATCTTGGGCATTTGGGAAGAGGAGAGACCTTTCTGGGAAGAGgagaaaaccttctggaaagaggAAAAAGCCTTCTGGGAAATGGAAAAATCTTTCTGGGAAGAAGAGAAAGCCTTTTGGAAAAAGTACCGAATCTTCTGGAAGGAAGATAAGGCCTTCTAGAAGGAGGACAATGCCTTGTGGGAAAGAGACAGGAACCTCCTTCAGGAGGACAAGGCCCTGTGGGGGGTAGAAAAGGCCCTGTGGGAGGAGGAAAGCGCCCTTCTGGAGGAGGAGAAGGCCCTCTGGTGGAAGGGGGTGCTCAGGCTGTGGAGAAGCAGAGGCTGGCAGGGGGGCATTGCAACGTCATGA